From one [Ruminococcus] lactaris ATCC 29176 genomic stretch:
- a CDS encoding glutamate synthase subunit beta has product MGKPTGFMDYKRQDKIAETPLERIQHFNEFHTPLSKEEQELQGARCMACGVPFCQSGKLLAGMASGCPLHNLVPEWNDLIYNGNWKEAYLRLKKTNNFPEFTSRVCPALCENACTCGLNQEAVASKSNEYAIIENAYEMGYAKANPPKVRTGKKVAVIGSGPSGLAAADLLNQRGHQVTVFEREDKPGGLLRYGIPNMKLEKQIIDRKIEIMKEEGIEFRTGCDVGKEIKPSEILKNYDRVVLACGASNPRDIKVPGRDAEGIYFAVDFLKSTTKALWANDMQLKDGTYISAKGKKVMVIGGGDTGNDCVGTSIRHGAKSVVQLEMMPKAPDQRAASNPWPEWPRVCKTDYGQQEAIAVFGADPRVYTTTVKEFIKDKKGKLCKAVLVKLESKKDEKTGRMRMEEIPGSEYTVAVDLVLIAAGFLGSQDYVTKAFGVEINERTNVKTEPGRYATNVKNVFTAGDMHRGQSLVVWAIREGREVAREIDESLMGYTNLNIQ; this is encoded by the coding sequence ATGGGAAAACCGACAGGATTTATGGATTATAAAAGACAGGATAAAATAGCGGAGACACCACTTGAGAGAATACAGCATTTTAACGAGTTCCATACGCCGTTATCAAAGGAAGAACAGGAACTTCAGGGAGCACGCTGTATGGCGTGCGGAGTTCCATTCTGTCAGTCAGGAAAATTACTGGCAGGGATGGCAAGCGGATGTCCGCTCCACAATTTAGTACCGGAATGGAATGATCTGATTTATAACGGAAACTGGAAAGAAGCCTATCTGCGTCTGAAGAAGACAAATAATTTCCCGGAGTTCACCTCCCGTGTATGTCCGGCACTGTGTGAGAATGCCTGCACCTGTGGACTGAACCAGGAGGCAGTGGCATCAAAGAGCAATGAATATGCCATCATTGAAAATGCTTATGAGATGGGTTATGCCAAGGCAAATCCACCGAAAGTAAGAACCGGAAAGAAAGTTGCAGTGATCGGATCCGGTCCGTCCGGACTTGCTGCCGCAGATCTTCTGAATCAGAGAGGACATCAGGTGACGGTATTTGAACGGGAAGACAAGCCGGGCGGTCTGCTGCGGTATGGTATTCCGAATATGAAGCTGGAAAAGCAGATCATTGACCGCAAGATCGAGATCATGAAAGAGGAAGGAATTGAGTTTCGGACCGGATGTGATGTAGGAAAAGAAATCAAGCCGTCAGAGATCCTGAAAAATTATGACCGGGTTGTACTTGCATGTGGTGCATCCAATCCAAGAGATATCAAAGTACCGGGGCGGGATGCAGAAGGAATTTACTTTGCGGTAGATTTTCTGAAATCAACGACAAAAGCCTTATGGGCAAATGATATGCAGTTAAAGGATGGCACATATATTTCTGCAAAAGGAAAGAAGGTCATGGTCATCGGTGGTGGAGATACAGGAAATGACTGTGTTGGAACTTCCATCCGTCATGGAGCAAAAAGTGTGGTTCAGTTGGAAATGATGCCCAAGGCACCGGATCAGAGAGCTGCATCCAATCCATGGCCGGAATGGCCGAGAGTCTGCAAGACCGATTATGGCCAGCAGGAGGCAATCGCAGTTTTTGGTGCAGATCCGCGTGTGTATACCACAACGGTCAAAGAATTTATCAAGGATAAGAAAGGAAAGCTGTGTAAGGCTGTTCTTGTGAAACTTGAGAGTAAAAAAGACGAAAAGACCGGACGCATGAGAATGGAAGAAATTCCGGGAAGTGAATATACAGTGGCGGTGGATCTGGTTCTGATCGCAGCAGGATTCCTTGGAAGCCAGGATTATGTGACAAAAGCATTTGGTGTGGAAATCAATGAACGCACGAATGTAAAAACAGAGCCGGGCAGATATGCGACGAATGTAAAAAATGTGTTTACAGCAGGGGATATGCACCGGGGACAGTCACTTGTTGTGTGGGCGATCCGCGAGGGCCGCGAAGTTGCAAGAGAAATTGATGAAAGCCTGATGGGTTATACAAACCTGAATATACAGTAG